A genomic stretch from Elusimicrobiota bacterium includes:
- a CDS encoding Gp138 family membrane-puncturing spike protein translates to MPPPEKLTQTPGLCEVLDSLADEVRYGLRVMMPGVVQSYDPDKRTAKVQPCFKRVGPDGETSSYPLLVDVPVFTLQGGGAAVSFPISKDDECVVIFADRNLEAWAKNGGQAAPADARCHHLSDGIALVGLNSQANAPHLALAADEAGLSDDKAVVVVKGGKVRVANDQADLLTLLSDLVTQLQNMDAGNGDNSIISLLVQLVTILLGATTVGGDSFSVATKALLTTLNGKLATLSASSLASLNQTATNLPKLLYTAAP, encoded by the coding sequence ATGCCACCTCCCGAGAAACTGACCCAGACGCCCGGCCTCTGCGAGGTCCTCGACTCCCTGGCTGACGAGGTCCGCTACGGCCTGCGCGTGATGATGCCCGGCGTCGTGCAGAGCTACGACCCGGACAAGCGCACGGCGAAGGTGCAGCCCTGCTTCAAGCGCGTGGGCCCGGACGGGGAGACCAGCTCCTACCCTCTCCTCGTGGACGTCCCGGTGTTCACGCTGCAGGGCGGCGGCGCCGCGGTCTCCTTCCCGATCTCGAAGGACGACGAGTGCGTGGTCATCTTCGCCGACCGCAACCTCGAGGCCTGGGCCAAGAACGGAGGCCAAGCGGCGCCGGCGGACGCCCGCTGCCACCACCTGAGCGACGGGATCGCGCTGGTGGGCCTCAACAGCCAAGCCAACGCCCCCCACCTGGCTCTGGCCGCGGACGAGGCTGGGCTGTCCGACGACAAGGCCGTGGTGGTCGTCAAGGGCGGCAAGGTCAGGGTGGCCAACGACCAGGCGGACCTCCTCACCCTTCTCAGCGACCTGGTCACACAGCTCCAGAACATGGATGCCGGCAACGGTGACAACAGCATCATCAGCCTGCTGGTCCAGCTCGTGACGATCCTCCTGGGCGCCACCACCGTGGGGGGGGACAGCTTCAGCGTGGCGACCAAGGCGCTGCTCACGACCCTCAACGGCAAGCTGGCCACGCTCTCGGCGTCGTCCCTCGCGAGCCTCAACCAGACGGCCACGAACCTCCCGAAGCTGCTCTACACGGCGGCGCCATGA
- a CDS encoding baseplate J/gp47 family protein has product MTLDQRVALNGISRKVGTYTVAYVIITSDRAQTLPGLDQTALPAYKVSDEAGNQFQLVASHTFSAAGSASLAFRAVNIGQVLTTPNTITNQITTTLGVTAVNNPDTSGDVPGTDEETDAQLKARRGKSFSLAATGPADAIRAAILDMDDVSDAAVIENDTGDPVNGVPAHSIWCIVTGGTEADIAQAIYSKKAPGCGMKGSVTHDITRPQGNTFTAQWDVSSTQALYIQFAIVPRVAGLTFNNDAIKASLAAAMVYKLLQNPSIGDVVMAMQTIEPNAIVTSVAVSVDGDDWQQVVTPDSADKYFTVAVGDISIS; this is encoded by the coding sequence GTGACTCTCGACCAGCGCGTGGCCCTCAACGGCATCAGCCGCAAGGTCGGAACCTACACCGTGGCCTACGTCATCATCACCTCGGACCGGGCGCAGACCTTGCCCGGGCTGGACCAGACCGCCTTGCCAGCATACAAGGTATCCGACGAGGCCGGCAACCAGTTCCAGCTGGTTGCCTCCCACACCTTCAGCGCGGCCGGCTCCGCCAGCCTGGCTTTCCGGGCCGTGAACATCGGCCAGGTGCTGACCACCCCGAACACCATCACCAACCAGATCACGACGACCCTGGGAGTGACCGCGGTGAACAACCCGGACACGTCCGGCGACGTCCCGGGGACGGACGAGGAGACCGACGCGCAGCTCAAGGCCAGGCGCGGCAAGAGCTTCTCCCTGGCGGCCACGGGGCCCGCGGACGCCATCCGGGCCGCCATCCTGGACATGGACGACGTCTCGGATGCGGCCGTGATCGAGAACGACACTGGAGACCCGGTAAACGGGGTCCCGGCGCACTCCATCTGGTGCATCGTCACGGGGGGCACTGAGGCGGATATCGCGCAGGCCATCTACAGCAAGAAGGCCCCAGGCTGCGGGATGAAGGGGTCCGTGACCCACGACATCACGCGACCGCAGGGCAACACCTTCACGGCTCAGTGGGACGTGTCCAGCACTCAGGCCCTGTACATCCAGTTCGCCATCGTCCCGCGGGTCGCCGGGTTGACCTTCAACAACGACGCCATCAAGGCCAGCCTGGCCGCGGCCATGGTCTACAAGCTCCTGCAGAACCCGAGCATCGGCGACGTGGTCATGGCCATGCAGACCATCGAGCCCAACGCCATCGTCACCAGCGTGGCCGTCTCCGTTGACGGAGATGACTGGCAGCAGGTCGTGACGCCGGACAGCGCAGACAAGTACTTCACCGTGGCCGTGGGGGACATCTCAATCTCATGA
- a CDS encoding DUF2612 domain-containing protein, translating into MNTSELIAYYASLLIIQYRMKPKAQATVVLMAAEAIADQLFSAVRDGFDVLTAVGAQLDILARYVGAQRGLYGLDLSKTWFSMPLSTDADHDTVPGFATVDTSPVQQYFITVPDFNVLTTELNDGELSLLIQYLAAVASCDYALATVDAICMAFFGAGVTVTDNGDMTMTYTYAADLPNGLFHIVNYIHKLPKPAGVAVIVEAAA; encoded by the coding sequence ATGAACACGTCCGAGCTGATCGCCTACTACGCGAGCCTGCTCATCATTCAGTACCGGATGAAGCCCAAGGCGCAGGCCACCGTCGTGCTCATGGCGGCCGAGGCGATCGCGGACCAGCTGTTCAGCGCGGTCCGGGACGGCTTCGACGTTCTCACCGCGGTCGGCGCTCAGCTCGACATCCTGGCCCGCTACGTGGGCGCGCAGCGGGGGCTCTACGGCCTCGACCTGAGCAAGACCTGGTTCTCCATGCCGCTGAGCACGGACGCGGACCACGACACGGTGCCGGGCTTCGCGACCGTGGACACGTCTCCGGTCCAGCAATACTTCATCACGGTCCCCGACTTCAACGTGCTGACCACTGAGCTCAACGACGGCGAGCTCTCGCTGCTCATCCAGTACCTGGCAGCCGTGGCGTCCTGCGACTACGCCCTGGCCACGGTCGACGCCATCTGCATGGCGTTCTTCGGCGCCGGCGTGACGGTGACGGACAACGGCGACATGACCATGACCTACACCTACGCCGCGGACCTGCCCAACGGGCTGTTCCACATCGTGAACTACATCCACAAGCTGCCCAAGCCCGCCGGTGTGGCGGTCATCGTGGAGGCGGCGGCATAG
- a CDS encoding phage tail protein, protein MAKIPRKALTVFGKDGGAPYFEQFGSFAAGGSVQTKDVEAIQALAAWRNGWQSAVQLPNKAPLMEDMNALLFVLSHQIANILQDGIVEWNSLTSYYKGSVVRRTGTFELYGSVADDNIGNAPPAGASNAYWTWLNPVIVPQPTIPAGTILPFAGDAAPMGFLLCDGGVDNDSAHHDLYLAIGTSWGNGTGAAGSFNRPDLRGVTLRGVNDMGSGDAADAFADPDKATRVARHAGATGNNVGSYQEGQNEAHTHTTGVVANAGAGAGPYPGNLCVSGDTGSAGGYEARMNNAAVLYIIKT, encoded by the coding sequence ATGGCAAAGATACCGCGCAAGGCGCTGACGGTCTTCGGGAAAGACGGGGGAGCCCCCTACTTCGAGCAGTTCGGATCCTTCGCCGCCGGCGGGTCCGTGCAGACCAAGGACGTCGAGGCGATCCAGGCTCTGGCCGCCTGGCGCAACGGCTGGCAGTCGGCCGTCCAACTGCCCAACAAGGCCCCGCTGATGGAGGACATGAACGCGCTGCTCTTCGTCCTGAGCCACCAGATCGCCAACATCCTGCAGGACGGGATCGTGGAGTGGAACTCGCTGACCAGCTATTACAAGGGGTCCGTGGTCAGGAGGACGGGGACCTTCGAGCTCTACGGGTCAGTCGCCGATGACAATATCGGGAACGCCCCGCCCGCGGGGGCCAGCAACGCCTACTGGACCTGGCTCAACCCCGTCATCGTCCCGCAGCCCACAATCCCGGCCGGGACCATACTGCCGTTCGCCGGGGACGCAGCTCCCATGGGGTTCCTCCTGTGCGACGGCGGCGTGGACAACGACTCGGCCCACCACGACCTCTACCTGGCGATCGGCACCAGCTGGGGCAACGGGACCGGCGCCGCGGGCTCATTCAACCGGCCCGACCTCCGCGGCGTGACCCTGCGCGGCGTCAACGACATGGGCAGCGGCGACGCCGCGGACGCCTTCGCCGACCCGGACAAGGCCACCCGCGTTGCCAGGCACGCCGGCGCGACGGGCAACAACGTGGGCTCTTACCAGGAGGGCCAGAACGAGGCCCACACTCACACGACGGGCGTGGTGGCCAACGCGGGCGCTGGAGCTGGGCCTTACCCGGGCAACCTTTGCGTAAGCGGAGACACCGGCTCTGCCGGCGGATACGAGGCGCGCATGAATAACGCAGCCGTTTTGTACATCATCAAAACCTAA